The region AAGCCAGTCCTCATTAGTAAAAACATAGTCTATCTTAGAGTATATTCGAGCTGGTCCATCTTGATTATTAGTCCAAGTAAAATAAGAACCAGTACTCTTAAGCGACTCCACTTGATTCCCAGCAAGCCATTGAGAAGGATCTGTCAACTCTAGTTTGGAGACAGGTTTTCCACCATTTCTATCCTTAACAGTAAATATAGcattaaaatcccccaatatAATCCAAGTAATAGCAGGGAGCGGGAGCCTAGGTAACCTTTTCCACAATCTCTTCCTTCCCTCCATTGTATTGAGCCCATAAACAAAAGTGGCACTGAAAGCATGCCTCTGACCAGCCATTTTAACAACACAGTGTACATACTGATTAGTCTCCTCTATAATAGTAACCCTCACAAAAGTCTTtcgccaaatgaccaaaattctgCCTTCAGTAACACAACTTGAATAAAAATCTCAATTAGGAAGTTTATGCGCCATTAATTCCATGACTTTATTCCCCCTCATTTTAGTTTCTAAAAGAGTACCAACCCCTACTTTATTCCTACTACATATATCTATAATTGCTGTCTGCTTATTAGTACCATTCAATCCCCTTAAATTCCAGCTCAATATGTTGTAATTATCCATAAGAAGAGTTAGGGACAGAAATACCTCCTTTCTCACCGTCCACCTGCTCTTGAAGCACCTAAAATGCATTTTTTTGGTTCTGTCCTTGTCCAATCAGATAAAGAACTAATAGCTTCAACTGGTCCTTGTTTGGAAAGAGTAGCCACTTTCTTTGGAGTTTTCCACCTAGCTTCACTGTTATTTTGTCCCTCAGCATCAGTAGCAACATTAGCCGAACCCTTCTTCAGATCAGGTACATCAACCATAGGTTGGTTGCCCTTATCCCTCTCCTCCTCTAACTCATCTTTAGGTTGAGCACCCTTCTTGACCCATTGAGTTTTCATTTCCTTACGACAATCCACCATGGAATGACCATATCCAGAGCATACTTTACATTTAATAGGAAGCCATTCATAATCCACCCCCTATTCCACAATCTTTCCATACTAATTAAGGAATTGTATACTCCTAGGAGGATTATCTGTTATATCCATTTCCACAAGAACTATAGCAAATTGAACTCTAGAGCGCTCTCGAATAAATTTGTCTACCATGATCAATTTACCTAGTGTACTCACAAGTGCACTAAGGCATTTACTTCCCCAATACTGAAGACCTATGTCATGTAACCGAATCCACAAAGGAACTGAATGAATTAGTCGAACTGGGCTGAGATCAGCAGTCCATGGTTGGATGATAACAGGTTTCCTATCAAACTGAAGGATACCATTTTCCAGTACATGGTCTCGAGTAGCATCATCGTTAAATTTGACCATAGTCAGCCCCATTGTCATTCTAGCAATCTGAGCAATCCCCAGATGCCTCAAACTCTTTTGATGAACCCTTCAAAAACAGCCATTGGGGGATTAGCACCAAGAACCATACAAATTACTGCAGAGCTCCAATTAGCAGATTGACATTTGACCTCTTCAATATCAACCCTAGCAATTTTTCTACCATCTTTGAACAAAGGTCCAGCATGCTCAAGTTTTTGGTCACGAAAGGAGAGTTTACCCGCCATAAACTGTTGCCATTGATTGTGAGCCGAGGCCTGATAATCCCCTTCCTCCACCTTGTCCGCCCAGCTAGAAGGGTTCAACTCCAGAGTGGCCATCCCAGAGCCCCGAAGATCAGCTTCCTGGTTTCCCCTAAGTTCTACCACTCGAACCTTTTCAATATCTAGATTCAGTCCCTTAGATTGAACTTCATCTTTAGAGATTGTATCACCAGCAGCATTGCCTTCAAAGATCGCAGCATCAACAACAGTGCCTTCCTGGTCCTTCTCATTCTGAATTGCCAGAGTGTCCTGATCAACCACACGAGACACGGGCTTCCGAGTCTATTccttcttcttcgccatggaagagagcAAACCGAGTCACAACCCTCGATCAACCAATAAGGTTAATTATgagacatttaaaaaaaatctcacCTAATTTTGTTGTTCCTTCTTATTTAGTGCTTCttcttttttaatatttatttacatttaatttataatgacttatttttttatgaaataattatactcctatttaaatttatatgctgtttttagaaattttgaattatttacgGTGTCGAAATCACAGTTCAAATATTTTGTGGCACTCGTGTATAAAAAAGCAAACACGTGTGTTAACATAAATGTTTGAACCATGTTTTCGGTCCCTTAAATTATTCATACTTTCCTAAAAATTGGTGTGATGTCTGTTATGACTACAATGTACACAATCATATAAAAACAATTAAGATTCTAACTATCTACATACCAAAAACATAAATGGTACACCGGTAGCCCATTTTGGGGAgaaatttctcaatattttttatatCAGTAAATTTTTTTGTCCCTACTGTACTTTGTCGCTGGCTCTGCCACTGTTAGCtagtaatgtttttttttctcataATAGTAGCAcattttttaaatacaataaaTCAATATATTTTGTGTTATTAGCAAAACGAAAGTACATTGAATTATTGGTGTTAATTATGTTGTAGATTTTTCAATACGCAAATGCACGCAATCGAACAAGTAGTATATTTAAGTAAAGTGTCGAACCCATAAGGATTGTTTACTAATTATCAAGAATCAATCTTTATTTTCAATTGATTTAGATGAAATTGCAtaagttattaaataaattaaatgaaataaatatcaagaacaaaaaaaaactcaaacaatAAAATTCTAATTCAATTGATTAAATATA is a window of Humulus lupulus chromosome 4, drHumLupu1.1, whole genome shotgun sequence DNA encoding:
- the LOC133832461 gene encoding uncharacterized protein LOC133832461: MGLTMVKFNDDATRDHVLENGILQFDRKPVIIQPWTADLSPVRLIHSVPLWIRLHDIGLQYWGSKCLSALGVDYEWLPIKCKVCSGYGHSMVDCRKEMKTQWVKKGAQPKDELEEERDKGNQPMVDVPDLKKGSANVATDAEGQNNSEARWKTPKKVATLSKQGPVEAISSLSDWTRTEPKKCILGASRAGGRILVIWRKTFVRVTIIEETNQYVHCVVKMAGQRHAFSATFVYGLNTMEGRKRLWKRLPRLPLPAITWIILGDFNAIFTVKDRNGGKPVSKLELTDPSQWLAGNQVESLKSTGSYFTWTNNQDGPARIYSKIDYVFTNEDWLDSFPNSTAFFRWEVVSDHCSCVISTTTMENMGIKLFRFYNFWTEHQDFKEVVLNSWRKPINGTGLRTIYLKIMRLKHILKRFNRDNIGDIGMKYQKAKDFYQDAQL